The following coding sequences lie in one Myxococcus xanthus genomic window:
- a CDS encoding NUDIX hydrolase, with the protein MELIDVIDTQGQVVGSAPRDQIYGQKLPHRIVHVMVERDGKVFLQRRSRHMTFMPGHLCTSAGGHVSAGEAPLEAAQRELLEELGLEGPLVPVAEFIFDDGHHRRIFLYRARMEGPLRFSEREVDGGIFLAPEELGRLLDEPCHPQLWPCLERLFPGPSADARTRWKQSSTR; encoded by the coding sequence ATGGAGCTGATTGACGTCATCGACACCCAGGGGCAGGTGGTGGGGAGCGCGCCCCGCGACCAGATCTACGGCCAGAAGCTGCCCCATCGCATCGTGCATGTGATGGTGGAGCGCGACGGCAAGGTCTTCCTGCAGCGGCGCTCCCGGCACATGACCTTCATGCCCGGCCACCTGTGCACGTCCGCGGGAGGTCACGTGAGCGCGGGCGAGGCGCCCCTGGAGGCCGCCCAGCGGGAGCTCCTGGAGGAGCTGGGCCTGGAGGGGCCGCTGGTGCCCGTGGCCGAGTTCATCTTCGACGATGGGCACCACCGGCGCATCTTCCTCTACCGCGCCCGAATGGAAGGCCCGCTGCGCTTCTCCGAGCGGGAGGTGGACGGGGGCATCTTCCTGGCGCCAGAGGAGCTGGGGCGCCTGCTGGATGAGCCCTGTCATCCCCAGTTGTGGCCCTGTCTGGAGCGCCTCTTCCCCGGGCCGAGCGCCGACGCGCGGACGCGATGGAAACAGTCCTCTACTCGCTGA
- a CDS encoding radical SAM protein translates to MSVRIRERQESWGTIIYDNLRDEFSAKVFEGCVPVPRSPIGCGWLVTAPCNLVCIHCYGNVEDLPSKRLSTPQQLKVADEVIRAGIMRQILSGGEPLMRRDTLNVIDKLTDHGVATILGTNGTFLTQQMMKTVSRCTRVEISLDSMDERVNNEIRPSRNAKGNTYQETLRAIGLCVDNGVAPRILTCLNRHNSQHVEELAQFIYERGIRDWAISWTLSAGRAYHIYGELMPEETSHVTATVERLRERYPDMQIRLSDRTVNYSRYYFLIWPDGMMGTEEIVTGKKLFFSSLVTGSVQDGWKQENYDLDAHFRKWVGDRIEVIPMEGRKPLVA, encoded by the coding sequence ATGTCCGTACGCATCAGAGAGCGCCAGGAGAGCTGGGGCACCATCATCTACGACAACCTCCGCGATGAGTTCTCGGCGAAGGTGTTCGAGGGTTGCGTGCCTGTGCCGCGGAGTCCCATCGGTTGTGGATGGCTGGTCACTGCGCCGTGCAACCTCGTGTGTATCCACTGCTACGGGAACGTCGAGGACCTGCCGTCGAAGCGGCTCTCCACGCCCCAGCAGCTCAAGGTGGCCGACGAAGTCATCCGCGCGGGAATCATGCGACAGATTCTCTCTGGCGGTGAGCCGTTGATGCGCCGAGACACGCTGAACGTCATCGACAAGCTCACGGACCATGGTGTCGCCACCATCCTCGGCACCAACGGCACCTTCCTGACGCAGCAGATGATGAAGACGGTGTCTCGCTGCACGCGCGTGGAAATCAGCCTCGATTCCATGGACGAGCGGGTCAACAACGAGATTCGCCCCAGCCGCAACGCCAAGGGTAACACCTACCAGGAGACGCTCCGGGCCATAGGCCTGTGCGTGGACAATGGCGTGGCGCCGCGAATCCTGACCTGTCTCAACCGCCACAACAGCCAGCATGTCGAGGAGCTGGCCCAGTTCATCTACGAGCGGGGCATCCGCGACTGGGCCATCTCCTGGACGCTCTCCGCCGGCCGCGCCTATCACATCTACGGCGAGTTGATGCCGGAGGAGACGTCGCATGTCACCGCGACCGTGGAGCGGCTGCGGGAGCGCTACCCCGACATGCAGATTCGCCTGTCGGACCGCACCGTCAACTACAGCCGCTACTACTTCCTCATCTGGCCGGACGGGATGATGGGCACCGAGGAGATCGTCACCGGCAAGAAGCTCTTCTTCAGCTCGTTGGTGACGGGCTCCGTCCAGGACGGTTGGAAGCAAGAGAACTACGACCTGGACGCACACTTCCGGAAGTGGGTGGGGGACCGCATCGAGGTCATTCCCATGGAAGGCCGGAAGCCCCTGGTCGCATAG
- a CDS encoding tRNA-uridine aminocarboxypropyltransferase produces the protein MGAVSSRLASRPRCSRCNLALHLCLCDEIPQVHTRTRILLLQHVMEIAKKSNTGGVAALALVNSKRLIHGSLSGSAELELLSEPGTWLLYPDGPPAPPDAPPPRQLVVLDASWSQARRMTQRVAALRTLPRLALPPPEPGLLRLREPSHPSGMSTLDAVARAVAALEGADVAMPLARLAALRVQRIAECGTLY, from the coding sequence ATGGGGGCAGTGTCTTCCCGTCTCGCCAGTCGCCCGCGTTGTTCCCGCTGCAACCTGGCGCTTCACCTGTGCCTGTGTGACGAGATTCCCCAGGTCCACACGCGGACGCGAATCCTCCTCCTGCAGCACGTGATGGAGATCGCGAAGAAGAGCAACACCGGCGGCGTGGCCGCGCTGGCGCTGGTGAACTCGAAGCGCCTCATCCATGGCTCCCTCAGCGGGAGCGCGGAGTTGGAGCTGCTCTCCGAGCCCGGGACGTGGCTGCTCTATCCCGATGGGCCGCCCGCGCCGCCCGATGCACCGCCACCGCGGCAACTGGTGGTGCTGGACGCGAGCTGGTCCCAGGCGCGGCGGATGACACAACGGGTCGCCGCGCTACGGACGCTGCCTCGCCTGGCGCTGCCGCCACCGGAGCCAGGACTGCTCCGGCTCCGCGAACCCTCGCACCCCTCCGGGATGTCCACCCTGGATGCCGTGGCTCGAGCGGTGGCGGCGCTGGAGGGGGCCGATGTGGCCATGCCCCTGGCGCGGCTCGCCGCGCTCCGAGTCCAGCGGATCGCCGAGTGCGGGACCTTGTATTGA